A stretch of Elgaria multicarinata webbii isolate HBS135686 ecotype San Diego chromosome 5, rElgMul1.1.pri, whole genome shotgun sequence DNA encodes these proteins:
- the GPR15 gene encoding G-protein coupled receptor 15 yields MESTTPTDEYYYPGTDGPEDNCSAMELPYKNIFLPVLYTTVFVMGIAGNALLIGALIFKRRVQRLIDIFIVNLAVSDFIFLITLPFWVDKEIYSGLWRSGYFLCKGSSYIISVNMYCSIFLLTCMSSDRYLAIMHPSVARRIRTKQYSITLCICVWILSCLLGLPTLLSRELRRYNDNTYCTDKETTTTHQIGSLLMLILAFFVPLFSILTFYCSITKKLCLHYQKSGKHDKKLRKSIKIVFIVVIAFVFSWAPFNVFKFLFLMSGIQELKPPFCLPFKVAYLGMELGGPFAFANSCANPFIYYFFDDYIRRAMVQCILPCMKANNLGTSSDTSDTRLSYSLTAFVHGEDASRKRRRSVSF; encoded by the coding sequence ATGGAGAGTACAACTCCCACTGATGAATATTACTATCCTGGCACAGATGGCCCTGAAGACAATTGCTCAGCTATGGAGCTGCCTTACAAGAACATTTTTTTGCCTGTACTATATACCACTGTATTCGTGATGGGGATTGCTGGCAATGCCCTTTTGATTGGAGCTCTAATCTTCAAGCGGCGTGTTCAAAGGCTAATTGATATCTTCATCGTCAACTTGGCAgtttctgattttattttccttatcaCATTGCCCTTTTGGGTGGATAAGGAGATATACTCCGGGCTTTGGAGATCTGGCTATTTTCTCTGCAAGGGCAGTTCTTACATCATCTCAGTCAACATGTACTGCAGTATCTTCCTTCTTACTTGCATGAGTAGTGATCGGTACCTGGCCATCATGCACCCATCAGTGGCCAGGAGGATCAGAACAAAGCAATACTCCATCACGCTTTGCATCTGCGTCTGGATTCTATCCTGCTTGCTAGGGTTACCCACCCTTCTGTCCAGAGAGCTGAGGAGATACAATGACAACACATATTGCACGGACAAGGAAACCACAACGACTCACCAGATTGGGTCACTGCTGATGCTCATTTTAGCCTTCTTTGTTCCTCTCTTCAGTATCTTAACATTTTATTGCTCAATCACCAAGAAACTCTGTCTGCATTATCAGAAATCTGGGAAACACGACAAAAAGCTGAGGAAATCCATCAAAATCGTCTTCATTGTAGTTATTGCTTTTGTTTTCTCGTGGGCTCCTTTCAatgtttttaagtttttgttTCTGATGTCTGGCATCCAGGAATTGAAGCCACCTttctgtcttcccttcaaagtTGCCTATCTAGGCATGGAACTGGGTGGCCCATTTGCATTTGCCAACAGCTGCGCAAACCCTTTCATCTATTACTTCTTTGATGACTACATCCGTAGGGCTATGGTGCAATGTATTCTTCCATGCATGAAGGCCAACAACCTTGGAACCAGTTCTGACACCTCGGACACTCGCCTTAGCTACTCCTTGACTGCATTTGTCCATGGAGAagatgcttccaggaagaggaggaggtcaGTGTCATTCTGA